The Lytechinus pictus isolate F3 Inbred chromosome 5, Lp3.0, whole genome shotgun sequence DNA segment TTCAGGTCATCAGCTATTGCCACTAGGGATACTAATGCAGAAGACAATAAGATCGTACTGTTTTTATAATTGTTGTGAAGCATGAcattactttgtttattttgcaTGGCCTGAATCATATGATCCAAGGAAGGGTTGgtacattaaaaagaaatattttaatattttaaataaaataataaaatgaagtaTCATTCTAGTTCATTTCGTCCTttatgtttcttcttcttctttgatgTCTTTGCTGAGGAGACATTGTGATGTTGAGCTGCATCCTCTGTCAATCGTAAGGCATGTCCTGTTGTCTTGACATGTTTGAAGAGTTTATTGCGGGTAGGAAACCGTGAAGAACAAGTGTGACATATCTGAGGCTCGGATGATGATGTTGACTGAAATATGAAAAGGAGAGGAATGAATGTTGCAGGTTTAGCCAAACTGATACCCAACAATGAATTTGTTGTTTCAGGACAGTGGAtatttgtaatttaaaaaaataaataaaaaagagctcctctgtaacaaaaatgatgagGTTTTTGTAGTCTATTGATATTACTTGATTTGATCTGTATGCAATCTTATCTGACCAGcaaatgaataaatgtattTCATACAATTGTACTTTACAACTATACATGAGAAACTGGAAATTATTGAGAACTAGTTGTTTAACTGTTAATGTGATAAAGCAAGCTTTCTGATTTTATATAAAAGTATGATTTTCCTTGTGTTTAAATAGGAAATGGATCCTATAACTTCAAACATATATAGCATAACTTTCTAGTGATCAATCCAGGTAACTGTATTGTTTTGCCTTTGTTTATGAAGTACCTAGATGCGAATGATTACATTCAcaagtgatgaaaaataatatttcaagacTTGATACTATAAGAATTGATAATTGAAACCACttatggtttatttccaattcgtctaatgccaattcatccaattgccaacttgtctactgtcatttggtctaccatcagtagttcactcaccacatggtctactttcatttagtctaatgccattctgtctaataaccagttggtccaatagccatttagtccatataccatttagtctaattggactaagtgttaacttgtgcaaaatgaatgaaaatgaaatggatattagaccaactggttatgaggcgaaatggtcatagacgaaatggtgattggacggaatagcattagactaaatgaaagtagaccatgtggggagtggatgagttggcagtagacgaattggcaatttacccgaCTTATATGGGTTACATAATCACGTCTAATACACACCAACAAAATCTGTATATGAGGCACTGACCTTTTTTACATGATATTCAATATAAAAACACATGCaagcttcattttttttatgcttCTGATATTTTGGATCAATGAAGTCAATGATCAAGATAAATGTATTTGGCttgtgtatgcaaatgagagtgaCAAATCTGAGCCGATATAGGGGTgacagggtcaaaggtcatcacGATAATATGTTGGTACAATATATAATTAAGAATTAATcttgatttgaaaaatttgataaagaCATCAGTCCATTTTACAAATATCTTACCTGGGTTCTTGAAGAAACATCCCCATTCTTTGTTTTACCTCTGACATTGTCACTGAAATGAATGagattatgagaaaaaaaaaagaaaatatacatgacaaaagtacataatacaaaataaatgaaatgtcccTGGCTGTCTtatctgcatgacactattcAATATAGCAGAGGTGTTGACTTTGTGACTTTTCagtatcaaacattttctctctttcagTTAACCcattgaatatataattcaatagGACCTTGATTATATTACCTAAACCTATGGAAAATGGCCAGTGACACTTGATTGTGGTTTCACatttatgaaatttcaaaaacttaatattGGCTAAAATTTTATGTTGATGCTGTaagaaaagcggtgcctatgtCTCACTTCTGCTGTGCATGCGAGATAAAAATTGAGAGTATGGAGGAATGACATAATACAGAAACAAGAGTGATATAAGAAACTGCATGACAAAATAGAATCTCTTTGTATTATGAAATCAACTTTTGCCAAATGACTTTTGAAATTTCACTTTGATTATCATGGAAACAGCCTATATGTTTCAATGAGGTAaatgatttataattatttatacaaTTTTGTTAGGAAGATTATTGAAGATTATTCATGCAAAATGTATTAGAAATTACCCCCAAATGCTGTTGCTTCCGATTCTTTTGTAAGACAGGTGTAAAAAACAGGTGAGGAAAAGGGCACTAAAGTTCAAATAATTCTCTAGATATAGTAGTTTTCATACCTAGATTTATGATGTGAACTGGACTGCTTATCTTGGTCATCTTCTAATGTCAATCTCTCCTGCAGATCAGCTGATAAACTACTTGGCTCATCATCTTTGCATTCAGGCCTAGAATAATCTGGGACTGGTTTTGAGTTCCTATAAATACAAAGTCAGAAGAGAACTATATGATGATGTATGAAGACTATGAAGATAGGATGAGGATAATAATGAGTGGTACTGGTTGTCATGATGAAGGTGATAAtaatggttgtgatgatgatgatggtagtggtggtgatagtgatgatgatagtgatgatggtggtgatgatgatgatagtaatgacgatagtgatggtggtgatggtggcgatggtagtgatgatggtggtgttaatgatggtgatgacattGGTGCTGATGGTGGAGCGAAGGTGATGGTGATATTTTAATGGCAATCTTGGTGTTGGTGAGGATGAAGATGGTAGTGATGACGGTGAAGAAGATGGTGAAAGTCATAATGTGCTACTCAGCCCACTAGCATGCCACTTATCACgcatatttcaaattttcacttgacaatgatgcACAATGAAAAAGCCTTGGTGTATTGTTTGTAAAAACATGAAGAGAACAGTGTTGACACTTTTGAAGAACATTTggaaatctttatttttattgttcccTATATCATAGTTACATTAAAGCCTGTTCCTAAATTAAGGAAAATCTCTAAAACATGATTGCTGCTGCAATGGGCTGTAAACTGGGTAAAGATGCAAAGGTTACCCCATCTCTAATTTTGATACGAGGTCAATCacatcttcctcctcttcttccttctctGTCATCTGTTTTTGTTgtcttctcctcttcttctgcttcttggATGAccttattaaaagaaaaaattatcaatctagtgatataatacattatataaaCAATTTactcataattataatttgaaGTTCACTTTGGAGCAGTATACCGATACTGGCCTATCAAACTCAGCAGTGTGATGCTAGGATATCAACAGAATAGATTCATATACTCCACAAGTGTTTTTGTATACCCAATCcccatttttctctatttttactTCACTTTATGAAGTAATCAAGCCATGATAATTTGAGAATATTACATCTTTTCATATGGAGCACACAACAGAGACATGTCATTTCAACAAGGTCCTGAATATAGGGGTTGGATGAACATACTTGCCCTTCTACTACACCATCTAAATCTTTCTCAGCAGTTAACATGATCAAATGTGAAGAAGCTTACTTTACTAAGGCAATACACACAATGCAAACAACAATGGTCAACTTTCTGCACggttttgtatacatatttcaacatcacTCATGATAATTTTCACCATCCTTACTTTGTTTTGGTGGATTCCTCTTCCTCTGATTCCCTACCACCGAGTTGGATATTGAGATCCTTAAAAGGTTCTTGTTCTTGACCTTCATCAGCCTTCATCTGCtgtcttctcttctttttctgctTCTTGGACAACCTGTATCAAAGACAATGGTGAAAAGAAAAAACCTTTCTTATTATCCCATCTTAACATTCATACTGAATCATTAACTATGCAATCTACATTGAATAAGGTCTAATTGAGCTTGCAGCACTGCAGACCTTCATCAACTTTTGTCTGTTGTCTCTTCTTTTTCTGTTCCTTAGACAATCTATATCAAACACAATCATGAAAACACAACTTTTTCTGATCCTATCCTAACATTCATTCTAAATCATTAACTATGCAATCAACAAATATGAATAATGCCTAATTCACCTTGCAGCACTGCAGATGAGAGTTTCCCCAGGAggtaatttttactggtttgttATAGGAACATTCCTCTCATAGTCAACTTTGCATAATGTTACACTACTAGGCCAACATACATGCTCTGCCCACTGACAAATCTCAATTATGTGTCCTATTTAAAATATAGTTATGATTTCCAATTCATCTTAAACCTTTGTGTATTGTTAATTATTGCAAGTAAAATATACTTTATATTTCTCATTCCGTCCAAAGCAAATGTATTCTACCTTCTATAATGTTAATCCATTTTTAAATCTATATACTTCACAATCTTGAATACACGTGAATTCATGTGATGAATGGATACAGACGCCAGTGTACATTTTGGTAATAAATGATTCATGACTTGGTAACAGGTAATTCTTTGGCCATCTTACTTTGTTTTATCAGGAAAGTCCTCATCTTCGTTGTCACTGGGTTGTGCAATATCAATTACCTCTTCCTCCTCCACATGATTTTCTGAATCGTCTAGTTTTGCTTGCtgtctccttttcttcttttgcttCTTAGAAAGTCTGATCGGGGAAGAAACACTCAAAGTTTGGTATACTctttatgtatataatattttaatgctAATATTTTTACTACTAATGCACTAATTCTGAAAGCcaacatttttaaaacaaagaaatatgcaCACTGAAATAGGATATTTCCTCAATTTCCAAATATATAACTAGTACTGTAGATATGTTTTGAttaaactagaaaaaaaaaggtgaaacccTACCCCCCATAAGAATGTTCACTGTTTAAGAAAGTTGGGGAGTTATACATTGATGGTATCTAAAAAGAAGTGTTCTAAAAAGAAGTGTTCAGTACAAGAAACAATTAAAATTCTTATGTACATTAAATCAAACCAAAATGTAATCATATACatcaatataattttcattttatgaattttatcaTGGAATAGTTTACATTAACAACTAAATTgatatttgtcatgtttgtttacaaaaaatgttgaattgcACTAGAACCGAAGTCCACACTTTGGATATGATATTGTATCAATTCATggctcattttgaaaataaacataaGAAGTAACAATGGTGAACATGCGGCAGCCAAGGGGTGATCAAAATGGTATGAAGGATACACATTACATATATACAAATGTTACACAACAATTGGTCACAAAACTTGTTGGCATTATTAAAATCAAaccatggaaataaaaaaaaaatcaagggcaGGGACTAGATGAATCCAAAGCTGGCATTGGATGCCTTATCGATAGGTCCCAATGCCTctttcattgacctttgatcaGAAAGGTGCCTTTCtctaaaaatatcaatatctaaGGCCGGCAAGGGACAATTCTGAAATACAAAATCTATGCAAAGTTTAGACTCACTTTTTTCTTTGTGGTTCTGATCCATCCATCTTGGCTTGCCCATCTATTCCATCcatttcttcatcatcatcttcctcttcATCTTTCACCTCTCCGTCCTCCTCATCTTCaatctcttcctccttctcctcctcatctCCTTCTTCCAGCTCATGATCTTCTTCTACGCTCTCCTCCCCAGCAAACTCTTCTTCCTCTGCCTCCATCTGGGCTTTCAGATACACCATATTTTCCTTATGTTTCTTAGAGTTTTCATGATTTGCAAACCTGAAAAATAAGATggaattttgaaagaatatttcatgatAATGAAAGGAATGATGAAATAAGAATGTTACATTGCCAGCTCttcctcatttaaaaaaaaaaaacacattcgGATTTAATCTCTGACTACCGTAAGATAAGGATTAATAAAAATTCTAACATTGTACAACTGCacacaaaaaaagtaatttaattatttttcacatttgACTCAATGACTAACATTTGGCATCTTTATCATTGTCCTACCAACCTCAAAAAGAGAGACAAATCAGTCACTACATCTCATAAGATTTCTCAGTTAGGGTATTAGGAGGGGAGAAGACAAAAAAGACATACATACAAAcatagagagaaatgaataaatactcACGCCTTGGGACTTTTGAAACCCTTATTACAGGCAATACAGAACAGGTCATCCAGTTCATCCTCAAGACTGTCTGCCTGGGAGTCTACAAGAGATACACAAATATGGTATTGTAAGGAACTATTCTTAttttgtgtgtaatattcaaagcAGGAAATTGAAAGTATAGATGAGACTGCTACTCCTTTACTAAATGAACTCCAATCATATGGCTGCATGTTTCTGAGTGAATATACATTACCGGATATTTGTTCAGACCAACAAATCTCTGTCAATCACCCTTCCTCATTTTGAATACcattttagtacaaatgacaaaatattcTCTTCATAATAAATCTGCTACGTCATTCCAAAATCTAGAAAAAATACTGGCTTAAACGAGATTTAATCTGTTACCCCACAAACAGCGCCTTGTATTCTCCAGGAAAGCCAGTATACATATCTGGCTGTTATTATCATGcataaccctaaaaggactgggctatttgagatcaattgaggatggggggggggggggggtatcatgcCCCCCCTTCTTatctcggccgccgttcgcgcgatcgcgccaaaatttggcacgcacattgcTTACCACGTAAACTAcaagaaagtattttttaaaattctgaaaataattattttttattttttatgaataaaatatgcaaatttattcatgaaaaacattattgggcatatttaacacccaatttcacttcaaattttcttctttttttgcagaTCTCacctttgtaatctaatttaaaggcttccacaaagaaaaattgcgaaagtTAATTTTTTCCTTATCATTACGTCTTACCCCCGTTTGAAAACGGACCGCAGATCAGATggcaaactgcggtatttcaccccattttgcatttgaaaatctaaaacatcatttccaagccctgggggtcgtttcataaagctgttcgtaagttaagagcgactttaacaacgactggtgatcatcgccaatggtttgtaccatttaccgcaagacatgatcaccatgcagtcgctcttaactcacgaacagctttatgaaacacccgcctgatcaaccccgcttggccaggtaatccccacaggccagattatgagcgttgagccaaggacgaaatgataaacaacagctgtgtattacgtaagtcttctctgcctgtagaaggaccttcggaattaaattattgtattcgatatttaatcatgttttcaaaggcatattgtattcagaaattcaatgctagaccactttcaatttcgaacgaagaaaatcaacctcgaaataaggaaagtaagtgaataaaaaatggcgacatgttttctcggaccgcactcgggctgttgtgttatcttcggaccgaggtcaagaaacaggtgttttgataattACATTGCATGCCTGTGGCAGTATGGTTTTCGTATTCGGAGAAGAGAATTCATTGAGAAAAAATGGGGTATAGTGTCATCAAATGGAGGTATTTCGTcatgtatatttctttgttttgagaatttcttatgcatttctctgttttttcatcttttgtttttcattgtttttttcaatggaaattattacagaccatttaacaactaaattaattaagcaacCGATTAGAACAAAAattaatcacccttttatgaatttcatctcccatagactttgtacacaaattataaaaatgagccattttcggcatgacattatctcgtaaaaagtcacgtgatttgatctcaaaagttgcgcgagaccttaaagaaaaaagtcataaaattttgcggcgctcaccttttgcgtttcggaaatatcgtGCAAAGCGTCGAGGGGGGCCGTCATGCCCCCCCcatccttttagggttaagtatTGGTAACCCTCCCCtttcctactactactagcagCAGCTACTACTCATTCAACAACTACAAGTAAAGTCTACCTGAATCAATATCATCACTGTCTATTCCATATTCATTGTTGAAAGTAGCTTCCATTGCCTTGAGCTGTTCTTCCATCTCGTCTTTGAACTTTTGACCCTGCTCGGCCAACTCTGCATGAAGCCTGagataaagtaaaaatatatatatattgttaaaaacaaaaattctcaATAATTCAATATGTACCATATATCTTACAGAGCATTGAACATACAGGATGCTTGATCAAACTATTCATGATAAATCacaatgttgttgttgtttcctATGCTTTGTGAATACAATAAAGACCCATTTCATATATATCATagaatattgaatatgtataatAATCACCTGTTTTAGTGACTGACAGAGcatcattaaaacaataaatatgtcttaattaatttcaaattaataacTTTTGGGTGGGCTGGTTATGTATACACAAAATAAACTCCGGTTAAACTAACCAAGACATCTTTAAAGGGataaaaatttattgaaaattggaCAATCATTATATGTGTACAATAGAATATCAGGAAATTACTAAGAACAGTGTGTCAACTAACCttgctctttcttttctttccttttctctcctttctGCTTCCAAGCGTTTCCTTTCAGCAGCCTTTTCCTCCATTAATTTCTGATCCAAAAATAAACACATTGCATTGAAATCAGAATCAATACAAACAAACTACAACAGCTTAAatgttatcatttcattttgctAGTTTCTTATATCTATCATAGCcagattgtttttattataaatacaatataaattGCTGCACAttaaaacaacaaaagaaacTTGCAAATAATTAACCGTAAATGTGCTAGATGAgtttaaaaatcataatatctgGAACGTCAGGATTAGGCTTAAACAGAAAGTTTATCACAacttatcaaaaatttcatacAAGAAATCAGATAtccaaatatattttcattcatatgaaaaattaaaatatttgtcaCATCATATACTGTACTTCATTCTATCTAAGATCACTGCAAAAAATTTGGCAGTCATATCTTCTATTCGACCAGACAATATCTGAAGTAATCTTGAATTTTTATTACTTCAAcgtaatttattcatttcaattatcTATTCACACAAATTCAAACAGGTTCACAAGATCAGAGATATAACTACTGTTTTGAATCTTCAATTCCATGCAGGAGTCTAATGACCTGCTAGGTTTCCCTAGGTCATAAAACCCATAAATAAAGGGTTTTTTAAGATTTATTTTCTTGcctgtggaaaaaaaaaaaaaattatggcgacaactttataaacaaaattttttgaaattcataagTTTTCCAATGCTTAAAGAATTACTCACCCGGTGAGCTTGAACTCTCTTGTCCTTTTTCTTGACATATGATACCAGAAGCTAGATAAATGAAAGGAATAAAAGGATTATTAAAAGGTTAATTTGTCAGTTAATCAAGGTTGGAAATGGTCAATTGAGACAGGAATGGAGtgct contains these protein-coding regions:
- the LOC129262218 gene encoding dnaJ homolog subfamily C member 21-like, which gives rise to MPEVKCHYEVLGVPRDVEDDDLKKAYRKMALKWHPDKNPDKVEECTKFFAQIQTAYSVLSDKQERAWYDKHREAILRGGFGKDYEDDFMDVMQYMTPTAYTGFGDDDKSYYSVYRDVFAKIADEDIRYMEDKDMDTDIPCFGESQSSYEEVVHAFYAYWQSYRTSRSFVWVEEFDTREAPNRRVARLIEKENKKKREAAKKEWNQQVQLLVSYVKKKDKRVQAHRKLMEEKAAERKRLEAERREKERKERARLHAELAEQGQKFKDEMEEQLKAMEATFNNEYGIDSDDIDSDSQADSLEDELDDLFCIACNKGFKSPKAFANHENSKKHKENMVYLKAQMEAEEEEFAGEESVEEDHELEEGDEEEKEEEIEDEEDGEVKDEEEDDDEEMDGIDGQAKMDGSEPQRKKLSKKQKKKRRQQAKLDDSENHVEEEEVIDIAQPSDNEDEDFPDKTKLSKKQKKKRRQQMKADEGQEQEPFKDLNIQLGGRESEEEESTKTKSSKKQKKRRRQQKQMTEKEEEEEDVIDLVSKLEMGNSKPVPDYSRPECKDDEPSSLSADLQERLTLEDDQDKQSSSHHKSSDNVRGKTKNGDVSSRTQSTSSSEPQICHTCSSRFPTRNKLFKHVKTTGHALRLTEDAAQHHNVSSAKTSKKKKKHKGRNELE